The region CCACGGCATCAGCGAACGCCACACCTGGGACCAACGCCGGGATTTGACAACGATGGGCGCGCATGACGCCGCTGCAACCATGTGGGAGCAGACCTCCCTCACCCCAGCAGACGTCGATGTCGCCGAGCTCTACGACGGTTTCAGCTACATCACGCTCCAGTGGATCGAGGCTCTCGGATTCTGCGCGCCCGGACAAGCCGGCAACTACGTCGAAGGCGGTCACCGCATCGCCCTGGACGGCGAGCGCCCGCTCAACACCCAGGGCGGCCAGCTATCAGGCGGAAGACTCCACGGCCTCGGGTTCCTGCACGAGGCCTGTACTCAGCTCTGGCGCGAGGGCGGTGAGCGCCAAGTGACCCGCGATATCGACGTCGCGGTGGCCGCCGCCGGAGGCGGGCCCATCGCCGGGTGCGTCCTGGTCAGTCGCCGGTAGGTCCGCCGCCGAGAGCGCGGGCTCTCACAACCCCCAGGGCGGATGCGCTTGCCAAGCGGGGGCTCACGACCCCATGTAGGCGCTCTCCAGAACCGACATGTCGGCGGCCAGCTCCGCCGCCGAGCCCTGAAGCTTGACCTCGCCGTGGACGAGAACGGTCGCCTCGTCGGCAACCTCGAGGGCCAGGCCCACGTGCTGTTCCACCAGGACCACCGCCGCGCCGGTCTCCTCGGCCACCCGGCCCACCACCGGCAGCAGATCGCGCACGATGATCGGGGCCAGGCCCATGCTCATCTCGTCGATCAGCAGCACCTTGGGCTGGCGCACCAGGCCCCGGGCCACCGCCAACATCTGCTGCTCACCGCCGGACAAGTCTCCGGCCCGCACGCTCCAGCGCTTCTCCAACGCGGGGAACATCTCGAGCATCGTCTCGGGCTGAGTGCCGCTGCGCCGCGCCGCGACCTGGAGGTTCTCGCTAACGGTCAAGCTCTTGAACAGCGCCCGGTCATCGGCCACCAGAACCAGCCCGGCTGAAGACGCATCTTTGGGGCGCCCCGGTCGGATCACCTCATCGTTGACCCGGATCTCGCCATCGAGGGATCGCAGCAGGCCGGCGAGCGTGTTCATCAGGGTCGTCTTGCCCGAGCCGTTCGGGCCGAGCAACGCCATGACCGACCCCGGCGCCACGTCGAGATCGAGTGGTTGTACCACCCCGACGGTGCCATAGCCCGCCACCAACCCGCGACATCTCAAACCGCTCACTGTTCACCGCCTTCCTCAGTCAAGGTGGTTTGTTCGCCCCCCTCCACCAAGGAGGCGTGTTCACCGCCTTCCTCGGTCAAGGTGGCGTGGGTTTCGCCCAGGTAGGCCGACGCCACTGCTGGATCGCTGCGGATCTCGTCGGGGGTGCCAGACGAGATCAGGCTTCCGAAGTTCAAGACTTGGATCACGTCGCAAAGGCCCAGCATCAGATGCATGTCGTGGTCGATCAGCAACACCGCCACCCCGCTATCGGCGATAGCCCGGATGCGCTCACCCAGCCAGATGCTCTCGGTCGAGTCCAGCCCACCGGCCGGTTCATCCAACAGGAGCACGCCCGGGCTCCCGACCAGGGCACGCGCCATCGACACCAGTTGACGCTGGCCCTGGGACAACTCCCCGGCGCTGCGGTCGGCGGCCGACGCCAGCCCCAGGTTCGCCAACACGGCTTCCACCTCAGGG is a window of bacterium DNA encoding:
- a CDS encoding ABC transporter ATP-binding protein — translated: MSGLRCRGLVAGYGTVGVVQPLDLDVAPGSVMALLGPNGSGKTTLMNTLAGLLRSLDGEIRVNDEVIRPGRPKDASSAGLVLVADDRALFKSLTVSENLQVAARRSGTQPETMLEMFPALEKRWSVRAGDLSGGEQQMLAVARGLVRQPKVLLIDEMSMGLAPIIVRDLLPVVGRVAEETGAAVVLVEQHVGLALEVADEATVLVHGEVKLQGSAAELAADMSVLESAYMGS